A region from the Pochonia chlamydosporia 170 chromosome Unknown PCv3seq00013, whole genome shotgun sequence genome encodes:
- a CDS encoding protein kinase dsk1 (similar to Aspergillus terreus NIH2624 XP_001213975.1): MSFLKSRFWPHVIPIITTIPAATHSKLRFRLGLLLGSSHGLLAPALAYPSIQRSPEPAPPNPASLTHQLSAGAPASPSSSSVDDPAENTADEEDSEDYCKGGYHPVQVGEKFKDGKYTVVRKLGWGHFSTVWLSRDNTNGKHVALKVVRSAAHYTETAIDEIKLLNRIVQAKPDHPGRKHVVSLLDSFEHKGPHGTHVCMVFEVLGENLLGLIKRWNHRGIPMPLVKQITKQVLMGLDYLHRECGIIHTDLKPENVLIEIGDVEQIVKKVVKNEPAEKENNRNGRRRRRTLITGSQPLPSPLNSTFNHSNLFPGGSAPSVGSVLDQGTVLVRIANLRPSRQKNHKSNEKNQDILTREVSGISLDKASGPTASTGEKRKAEDAHAFDVISVKIADLGNACWVNHHFTNDIQTRQYRSPEVILGAKWGASTDVWSMAVFELITGDYLFDPQSGTKYGKDDDHIAQIIELLGPFPRSLCLSGKWSQEIFNRKGELRNIHRLRHWALPDVLREKYHFKEEEAKRISAFLVPMLELIPEKRANAGGMAGHNWLEDTPGMKGLKIDGLEVGGRGEGIEGWATEVRKR, encoded by the exons ATGAGCTTCCTCAAGTCAAGGTTCTGGCCTCATGTtatccccatcatcaccaccattccCGCCGCGACACATAGTAAATTGCGCTTTCGTCTTGGACTTCTCCTTGGAAGCTCGCATGGATTGCTTGCACCTGCCCTAGCTTACCCCTCTATCCAACGCTCCCCTGAGCCCGCCCCGCCAAACCCAGCATCGCT AACACATCAATTGTCCGCCGGCGCACCCGCCtcaccgtcatcatcatccgtcGACGACCCCGCCGAAAATACCGCTGACGAGGAGGATTCTGAGGACTACTGCAAGGGTGGCTACCACCCAGTCCAGGTTGGCGAGAAATTCAAGGATGGAAAATACACAGTTGTGCGCAAGCTAGGTTGGGGTCACTTCTCAACCGTCTGGCTGTCGCGCGacaacaccaatggcaagcaCGTCGCTCTAAAGGTTGTGCGATCGGCTGCCCACTATACCGAAACCGCAATCGATGAAATCAAGCTCCTCAACCGAATTGTCCAAGCTAAGCCAGACCATCCCGGCCGAAAGCATGTCGTCAGCTTGCTCGACTCCTTCGAACACAAAGGACCCCACGGTACCCACGTTTGCATGGTTTTCGAGGTGCTTGGAGAGAATCTGCTGGGTCTGATCAAGAGGTGGAACCACCGCGGCATTCCCATGCCTCTTGTCAAGCAAATCACCAAGCAGGTCTTGATGGGTCTCGATTACCTCCACAGAGAATGCGGCATTATCCACACGGATCTGAAGCCCGAAAACGTTCTCATTGAGATTGGCGATGTTGAGCAGATAGTCAAGAAGGTGGTCAAGAACGAGCCTGCAGAGAAGGAGAATAACCGTAACGGAAGAAGGAGACGTAGGACACTCATCACAGGCAGCCAGCCGCTCCCTTCACCTCTGAATTCGACCTTTAACCATTCGAACTTGTTCCCTGGAGGATCAGCACCGAGCGTTGGTAGCGTTCTTGACCAAGGTACG GTTCTAGTAAGAATAGCGAATCTTCGCCCAAGTCGACAGAAGAATCACAAAAGCAACGAGAAAAATCA AGATATTCTAACCCGAGAGGTATCCGGAATTTCCCTCGATAAGGCGAGCGGACCGACGGCCTCCACGGGGGAGAAGCGCAAGGCCGAGGACGCTCACGCTTTCGACGTCATCAGTGTCAAAATTGCCGACTTGGGAAACGCATGCTGGGTCAACCACCATTTCACCAACGACAttcagaccagacaatacCGATCGCCGGAGGTTATTCTTGGGGCAAAGTGGGGTGCCAGTACAGATGTTTGGAGCATGGCA GTGTTTGAGTTGATTACAGGCGATTATTTGTTTGACCCGCAGTCTGGCACCAAGTatggcaaagacgacgacCACATTGCACAAATTATTGAGCTGTTGGGCCCATTCCCACGATCTCTGTGCCTTAGCGGCAAGTGGAGCCAAGAAATCTTCAACCGGAAGGGCGAGCTTCGAAACATTCATCGGCTACGACACTGGGCGTTACCAGACGTACTCCGGGAGAAGTACCACttcaaggaagaggaagccAAGAGGATCTCGGCATTCTTGGTGCCAATGCTAGAGTTGATTCCAGAAAAGAGAGCCAATGCGGGAGGCATGGCCGGGCACAACTGGCTGGAAGACACTCCGGGTATGAAGGGCCTCAAGATTGACGGGTTAGAAGTGGGCGGACGGGGAGAGGGGATTGAGGGATGGGCTACAGAAGTGAGAAAGCGATAA
- a CDS encoding protein lunapark (similar to Cordyceps militaris CM01 XP_006672517.1), with protein MPTWTSSLPSTVASAPSHEGYPDPSRRKIKFKGDDSSPASFEKTLSALSSKITTSQAHLDRLHTNSRRVKVLWTLYLGFAYLVYAIVLLLVVGYRNLGAYEWTGMAGGPILIYATRTLITTYFTFRIDSLTTRLKAHQQERANTIQKLKDATKYDSTMELIEKYGGENKPKPKKNEPKEDSPKDAKKHPQPQPGRTNLPPPPTANIVRPEAQQQQQKQEQQNAEVGAEFAPNAFTHPPPPPPRTNNQYMTPETHWYDRIFDVLLGEDETAAKNRFALICDSCRLVNGQAPPGTKSLGEVGMWRCMGCGATNGEVDEGKRIIEEVLAKSGEEDPIEEVDEEEPDEVATGTGTGTDSPADSVKARRRNKT; from the exons ATGCCAACATGGACATCGTCACTGCCCTCGACTGTGGCTAGTGCACCATCACATGAAGGATACCCTGACCCAAGCCGCAGGAAGATTAAGTTCAAA GGCGACGACTCGTCACCAGCATCCTTCGAAAAGACCCTGTCCGCGCTGTCATCCAAGATCACCACCTCGCAGGCGCACCTCGACCGTCTTCACACCAACTCGCGCCGCGTAAAGGTCCTATGGACGCTGTACCTGGGCTTTGCGTACCTCGTGTACGCGATTGTGCTGCTTCTGGTGGTCGGATACAGGAATCTGGGCGCCTATGAATGGACTGGCATGGCTGGAGGTCCCATCCT AATATACGCAACCCGCACCCTCATAACCACATACTTCACCTTCCGCATCGACTCCCTCACCACCCGCCTCAAAGCCCACCAACAAGAACGCGCCAACACGATCCAAAAGCTCAAAGACGCTACAAAATACGACTCCACAATGGAACTCATCGAAAAGTACGGCGGCGAAAACAAACCGAAACCCAAAAAGAACGAACCCAAGGAAGACTCGCCCAAGGACGCAAAGAAACATCCCCAACCGCAACCGGGACGAACGAACCTCCCTCCCCCGCCGACTGCCAACATCGTCCGTCCAgaggcacagcagcagcagcagaaacaagaacaacaaaaTGCCGAAGTTGGCGCAGAGTTCGCACCCAATGCATTCACtcatcctccgccgcctcctccccGCACAAATAACCAGTACATGACGCCCGAGACACACTGGTACGATCGTATATTCGACGTCCTGCTAGGTGAAGACGAGACAGCCGCCAAGAACCGCTTCGCATTGATATGTGATTCGTGCCGACTCGTCAATGGGCAAGCTCCCCCTGGTACTAAGAGTCTAGGCGAGGTAGGCATGTGGCGCTGCATGGGGTGCGGCGCTACCAACggcgaggttgatgagggGAAGAGGATCATAGAGGAGGTGCTCGCTAAGAGTGGTGAAGAGGATCCTattgaggaggttgatgaagaagaaccTGATGAGGTTGCGACGGGGACAGGAACAGGGACAGATTCACCGGCTGATTCTGTAAAGGCAAGACGGAGGAATAAGACTTGA
- a CDS encoding transcription factor IWS1 (similar to Cordyceps militaris CM01 XP_006672515.1): MSDRESPAGSPANEPVDDGQEQDFQDEVAAADSDRDSDALSEIDENEFEDYDPETANIEDRPVDIDEDIARTLKATKRKRVAGDVPKKPREGRREKRRDRDDDVPMEDGSEPDGKAPRRARRAAEGERRRAKADTPEPQNEEELSPEERRKRAIDRALDAAIKKGGTTKRRRKDEIDLEDEIDEQLAELKVKMERACRADNEARESGQPALHKLKLLPEVNAILNRNNVQHAVLDPDTNFLQHVKFFLEPLNDGSLPAYNIQRDLFTAMTKLNVEKEALLSSGIGKVVLFYTRSKKPEPSIKRMAERLLGEWSRPILKRTDDYKKRQIESRDYDYQAAKMAQRQKIGSQFSLTQRPAMSARDAERERILAPVGSNNRARMSSLPESYTIAPKSTFDGTRGSEHRPLGAGGMEAFRKMTQKSKKRG, encoded by the exons ATGTCGGACCGCGAATCCCCTGCCGGTTCACCGGCAAATGAGCCAGTCGATGATGGGCAGGAGCAGGATTTCCAAGATGAGGTTGCAGCCGCTGATTCAGACCGGGACTCGGATGCGCTATCTGAAATCGATGAAAACGAGTTTGAAGACTACGATCCGGAGACAGCCAATATCGAGGACCGGCCAGTAGATATTGACGAAGATATTGCGCGTACTCTCAAGGCCACCAAGCGAAAGCGCGTTGCTGGAGATGTGCCTAAAAAACCACGAGAGGGTCGCCgagagaagaggagggaccgtgatgatgatgttcccATGGAGGACGGCTCAGAACCTGATGGAAAGGCGCCACGACGAGCAAGGCGAGCCGCTGAAGGCGAGAGACGGCGAGCAAAGGCTGATACTCCTGAACCCCAGAACGAGGAAGAGTTGAGCCCTGAAGAGCGAAGAAAGAGGGCCATCGATCGAGCACTCGATGCGGCGATTAAAAAGGGTGGAACGACTAAACGACGGCGCAAGGATGAAATT GATTTGGAAGACGAGATTGATGAGCAGCTTGCGgagctcaaggtcaagatgGAGCGGGCGTGCCGAGCCGACAACGAAGCACGAGAGTCTGGGCAACCGGCTCTGCACAAGTTGAAGCTTCTCCCCGAGGTCAACGCGATTCTAAACCGAAACAATGTGCAGCATGCTGTTCTCGACCCAGACACCAACTTCCTGCAGCAcgtcaagttcttcctcgAGCCGCTTAATGATGGGTCCTTGCCTGCGTACAATATCCAACGCGATCTATTTACAGCAATGACCAAGCTCAATGTTGAAAAGGAAGCACTCTTGAGCAGCGGCATCGGAAAGGTGGTCCTGTTTTACACCCGGAGCAAAAAGCCAGAACCAAGCATCAAGAGGATGGCTGAGAGGCTGCTGGGAGAATGGAGTCGACCCATCTTGAAGCGAACGGATGACTACAAGAAGCGACAGATTGAAAGCCGTGATTACGATTACCA GGCCGCGAAAATGGCACAGCGCCAAAAGATTGGATCGCAGTTTAGCCTCACCCAGCGACCGGCAATGTCTGCCCGCGACGCTGAACGCGAACGTATTCTCGCGCCGGTTGGCTCTAACAACCGCGCACGTATGTCAAGTCTTCCAGAGAGCTATACCATTGCTCCCAAGAGCACCTTTGACGGCACCAGGGGCTCAGAACATCGGCCACTTGGTGCGGGTGGTATGGAGGCGTTTAGAAAGATGACgcagaagagcaagaagcgAGGCTGA